The sequence below is a genomic window from Mycobacterium sp. ITM-2016-00316.
CCGTCATCGCGCATCTGCACGGTCACGTCGGCGACCACCGCACCCGGGAAGTCGCGGGCCAGCGCCGCGGTGAGCCACGCGGGGGTGACGTCCTCCCACGAAGCGGGGACCGTCAGGCAGGCGTCGCTCACGGGATGAAGACCGGCATCGAATCCCAGCCGCGCACCGTCGACGTCGGCGACAGCTTGGCGTTCGGCAGATCGACCTCCCACTCGGGGAACCGCTTGAGCATCTCCTCCAGCGCGATCCGGCCTTCCAGGCGCGCCAGTGCCGAGCCCAGGCAGAAATGCGTGCCGACGCTGAACGCCAGGTGCTGGCGCTGTTCGCGGTGGATGTCGAACACCTCACCGTCGGGCGGGAACTGGCGGCTGTCGCGGACGGCCGAGCCGATCAGCATCATCATCGACGCGCCCGCGGGCACCGTCTGGCCGTAGTACTCGACATCGCGGGTGACGTAGCGCGCCACGTGCGGGGCCGGCGGTTCGAAGCGCAGCAGTTCCTCGATCGCCTGGGGGATCAGCGCCGGGTTCTCGACGAGCTGGCGGCGCTGGTCGGGATGCTCGGCAAGCACCTTGGCCGCCCAGCCGATCAGCCGGGTGGTGGTCTCGTTACCGGCGCCGGCGACCACGTTGATGTAGATGAGCAGCTCTTCGCGGGTGAGCTTGCGGGTCACGCCCTGCTCGTCGGTGAACTCGACGTTGAGCAGGTCGGTCATGATGTCGTCGGACGGGTTGTCCTTGCGCCAGTCGATATAGGTCTCGAAGATCGAACCGTCGATCATCCCTTCCGAGGCGGCCTTCATCGGCTTGCCGGCCTCGGTGCGCATCTGGTCGTTGCCGTGATCGCGGATCATCTCCTGGTCGTCCTCGGGGATGCCGAGCAGGGTGCTGATCACCTGCATCGGCATGATGGCGCCGAAGTCGGTGATGAAATCGAGGTTCCCCGTGCCCACCAGCGGGTCGAGCGCCGCCGCGCAGTACTCGCGGATCTTGGGTTCCAACGCGGCGATCTTGCGCGGGGTGAACATCCGGGCGAGCAGCTTGCGGTGCGTGGTGTGGATCGGCGGATCCTCGAAGATCAGCGCGCCCGACGGGATCTCGATATTGGCCTTGATCAGTTCGATGATCGCGCCGCGGGCCGAGCTGAACGTCTCGTGGTCGATGAGCGCCTTGTTCACATCGGCGAAGCGGCTCAGCGCGTAGAAGTCGAACTCGGCGTTGTAGTAGAGCGGCGCCTCCTCCCGCAGCCGGGCGAACGCCGGATACGGGTTGGCGTTGATCTCGACGTTGTACGGGTCGAAATACACGTCGCCGACGGCGGTGCCGTCAGTCTGTCCTGGGCTTGCATCGACGGTCACTTGATCACACCTCTCCCGGGGCTGCTACTTACTCGCGTAAGTTACGCGGGTCACTCCCCCGAGGGCAAGCGTGGACGTGCGGCCTCAGGTGGAGGCGCGCTGGATCAGGTGCGCGACGTTCTCGCTACTGGGTTCCCGGACGCTGGGAAATCC
It includes:
- a CDS encoding cytochrome P450 codes for the protein MTVDASPGQTDGTAVGDVYFDPYNVEINANPYPAFARLREEAPLYYNAEFDFYALSRFADVNKALIDHETFSSARGAIIELIKANIEIPSGALIFEDPPIHTTHRKLLARMFTPRKIAALEPKIREYCAAALDPLVGTGNLDFITDFGAIMPMQVISTLLGIPEDDQEMIRDHGNDQMRTEAGKPMKAASEGMIDGSIFETYIDWRKDNPSDDIMTDLLNVEFTDEQGVTRKLTREELLIYINVVAGAGNETTTRLIGWAAKVLAEHPDQRRQLVENPALIPQAIEELLRFEPPAPHVARYVTRDVEYYGQTVPAGASMMMLIGSAVRDSRQFPPDGEVFDIHREQRQHLAFSVGTHFCLGSALARLEGRIALEEMLKRFPEWEVDLPNAKLSPTSTVRGWDSMPVFIP